One Aquisediminimonas profunda genomic region harbors:
- a CDS encoding aldo/keto reductase, protein MKSRRLGKSAIYVSDICMGTMTFGNQADEATAHRVLDMSLDAGINFFDTAEGYPVPPDIKYVGVTEEIVGRWLKGKNRDSIILATKVSGPSHVWFKSPKRGGMTALDRHNIKVAVEDSLRKLQTDYIDLYQTHWPDHDTPYEETMETLDELIREGKVRIIGCSNETSWGLMKSIQASERVGAARYQTIQNNFSINNRRFEDELAQVCRQEGVSLIPYSPIGGGVLSGKYQDGKRPAGARFSAYLDMGGRQATMAQRFAGPRALESTARIMEIAKEAGMSPVTLAVAWSKQHDFVASTIVGVTTVEQCAEIFAAADLVLPDDVMKAIHKVTKEILYPMG, encoded by the coding sequence ATGAAGTCACGCAGGCTGGGCAAGAGTGCCATTTACGTTTCCGATATCTGCATGGGAACCATGACGTTCGGAAACCAGGCTGACGAGGCAACGGCACACCGCGTTCTCGACATGAGCCTTGATGCCGGGATCAACTTTTTCGACACGGCCGAAGGTTATCCCGTGCCGCCCGATATCAAATATGTCGGCGTGACCGAAGAGATTGTCGGCCGCTGGCTGAAGGGCAAGAACCGCGATTCGATCATTCTCGCAACCAAGGTCTCCGGGCCGAGCCATGTCTGGTTCAAGAGCCCCAAGCGTGGTGGCATGACGGCGCTGGACCGGCACAATATCAAGGTTGCGGTCGAAGACAGCCTGCGCAAGCTCCAGACCGATTATATCGATCTGTACCAGACGCACTGGCCAGATCATGACACGCCCTATGAAGAGACAATGGAAACGCTCGACGAGCTGATCCGCGAAGGCAAGGTCCGAATCATCGGCTGTTCGAATGAAACAAGCTGGGGGCTGATGAAATCGATCCAGGCGTCCGAACGCGTTGGCGCCGCGCGATACCAGACGATCCAGAACAATTTCAGTATCAACAACCGCCGCTTCGAGGACGAACTGGCACAGGTCTGCCGCCAGGAAGGGGTGAGCCTCATCCCCTATTCGCCGATCGGCGGCGGCGTCCTGTCAGGCAAATACCAGGATGGCAAGCGCCCGGCCGGCGCACGCTTTTCCGCCTATCTCGACATGGGTGGCCGGCAGGCGACCATGGCGCAGCGCTTTGCAGGGCCGCGGGCGCTTGAATCGACAGCGCGGATCATGGAGATCGCGAAGGAGGCGGGCATGTCTCCCGTAACTCTCGCTGTCGCCTGGTCGAAACAGCATGATTTCGTTGCGTCGACGATTGTCGGCGTCACAACAGTCGAACAATGCGCAGAGATTTTTGCCGCAGCAGACCTTGTCCTTCCCGACGATGTCATGAAAGCCATCCACAAGGTCACGAAGGAGATCCTCTACCCGATGGGGTGA
- the glmS gene encoding glutamine--fructose-6-phosphate transaminase (isomerizing), with protein MCGIIGIVGKDAVAQRLVDGLRRLEYRGYDSAGICTVTNGQFGRRRAEGKLNNLAAKLAAEPLEGIVGIAHTRWATHGAPTEDNAHPHIVGDVTIVHNGIIENFKPLRDELIAQGRTFLSETDTEVVAHLVDREMQTAASPQEAVAAVLPRLHGAFALAIMFREHPDLIIGARLGAPLTVGYGDGENYLGSDALALAPLTQRIAYLEEGDWVVVGRDKVDIYDRTNTPVTRPIVVSGASGALIDKGNHRHFMQKEIYEQPVVVADTLQSYIRPLEMQVAMPQMDFDLSEVERVVIVACGTASYVGMIGKYWIEQMARLPVDVDVASEFRYRDPVLTGKVLGVVVSQSGETADTLAALRHMKANGVTTAGIINVPTSSMAREVDLLLPTHAGPEIGVASTKAFTCQLAVMAALSVNLARAKGKMTAEQEREIVGHLKEAPAAMNAALSHDDEIQKMAHTIAEARDVLYLGRGPDYPMALEGALKLKEISYIHAEGYASGEMKHGPIALIDDKVPLIVLAPAGPLFDKTVSNMQEAMARGAQVVLISDAEGLALAGSDAKATIEMPAVHPLIAPLVYAVPIQLLAYHVACAKGTDVDQPRNLAKSVTVE; from the coding sequence ATGTGTGGCATTATCGGGATTGTCGGCAAGGACGCCGTTGCACAACGTCTGGTGGATGGTCTGAGGCGGCTCGAATATCGCGGCTATGATTCAGCGGGCATCTGCACGGTCACGAACGGCCAGTTCGGGCGCCGGCGGGCCGAAGGCAAGCTCAACAATCTCGCCGCGAAGCTGGCTGCCGAGCCGCTAGAAGGCATTGTCGGGATTGCCCACACGCGCTGGGCCACGCACGGAGCGCCGACGGAGGACAACGCCCATCCGCACATCGTTGGTGATGTCACGATTGTCCACAATGGCATTATCGAGAATTTCAAGCCGCTTCGTGATGAACTGATCGCACAAGGGCGGACCTTCCTTTCGGAGACTGATACCGAAGTGGTCGCGCATCTGGTCGATCGCGAAATGCAGACTGCGGCATCGCCTCAGGAAGCCGTCGCGGCTGTGCTGCCCCGCCTGCACGGTGCTTTTGCGCTGGCAATCATGTTTCGCGAGCATCCCGATCTCATCATTGGCGCGCGCCTGGGCGCCCCGCTGACTGTCGGTTATGGCGACGGAGAGAATTACCTTGGTTCGGATGCGCTGGCGCTCGCGCCGCTGACGCAGCGGATTGCCTATCTCGAAGAAGGCGATTGGGTCGTGGTCGGTCGCGACAAAGTCGACATCTATGATCGGACCAACACGCCCGTCACGCGACCCATTGTTGTGTCAGGGGCGTCAGGCGCCCTGATCGACAAGGGTAACCATCGCCATTTCATGCAGAAGGAAATCTACGAACAGCCTGTGGTCGTGGCGGACACCCTGCAGAGCTATATCCGTCCGCTGGAAATGCAGGTGGCGATGCCGCAGATGGATTTCGACCTGTCGGAAGTCGAGCGCGTCGTCATCGTCGCCTGCGGCACGGCCTCCTATGTCGGGATGATCGGAAAATACTGGATCGAGCAAATGGCGCGGCTGCCGGTCGACGTCGATGTCGCATCGGAATTTCGCTATCGCGATCCGGTCCTCACCGGGAAAGTACTGGGCGTTGTCGTTTCCCAATCTGGGGAAACTGCAGATACGCTCGCCGCACTCCGCCACATGAAGGCCAATGGTGTGACGACGGCGGGGATCATCAACGTGCCGACCAGTTCCATGGCGCGCGAAGTGGACCTTCTGCTCCCCACCCATGCGGGACCGGAAATCGGTGTTGCCTCAACCAAGGCCTTCACCTGCCAGCTTGCGGTGATGGCAGCACTTTCTGTCAACCTTGCACGCGCGAAGGGCAAGATGACAGCGGAACAGGAGCGCGAGATTGTCGGCCATCTGAAGGAAGCACCCGCGGCCATGAATGCCGCGCTCTCGCATGACGACGAAATCCAGAAAATGGCGCACACGATCGCGGAAGCGCGAGACGTGCTCTATCTCGGGCGTGGGCCGGACTATCCGATGGCGCTGGAAGGCGCGCTGAAGCTCAAGGAAATCAGCTATATTCACGCGGAAGGCTATGCCTCGGGCGAAATGAAGCACGGGCCGATCGCGCTGATTGATGACAAGGTGCCGCTCATCGTCCTCGCGCCCGCCGGACCCCTGTTCGACAAGACCGTCAGCAACATGCAGGAGGCGATGGCGCGCGGCGCGCAGGTGGTGCTCATCTCCGATGCCGAAGGGCTTGCGCTCGCAGGGTCAGACGCCAAGGCAACGATCGAGATGCCGGCCGTTCACCCACTGATTGCGCCGCTCGTCTACGCCGTTCCCATTCAGCTTCTTGCCTATCACGTTGCCTGTGCCAAGGGCACTGACGTCGATCAGCCCAGGAATCTCGCCAAATCCGTCACTGTGGAGTGA
- a CDS encoding thermonuclease family protein, giving the protein MPVWRGFGLPIGKAEWAGTVLCGILAGLCIGFALLIWAPHDGNDRRIGGRAVAATSPQKWVVADMDTGRPAPVSTRETTADNFDQVASTQGVTVFGLCHIGGGTNCVVDGDTIWMDGVKIRVADIDAPETHPPRCAAEADLGNRATLRLQQLLNAGPITLEQIGRDEDRYGRKLRILVRQGRSLGDILVSEGLARTYQGGPRTGWC; this is encoded by the coding sequence ATGCCAGTATGGCGTGGGTTCGGGTTGCCGATTGGCAAGGCCGAATGGGCAGGGACGGTGCTCTGCGGCATTCTGGCCGGCCTATGCATCGGCTTTGCCCTGCTGATCTGGGCGCCACATGATGGAAACGATCGCCGGATTGGGGGCCGTGCTGTTGCGGCGACATCTCCGCAAAAATGGGTGGTTGCCGATATGGATACAGGCCGTCCCGCGCCTGTTTCGACGCGAGAGACGACAGCCGACAATTTCGATCAGGTTGCGTCGACGCAGGGTGTGACGGTTTTCGGTCTTTGCCATATCGGGGGCGGGACCAACTGCGTGGTCGACGGCGACACGATCTGGATGGACGGCGTGAAAATCAGGGTAGCCGATATCGACGCGCCTGAGACACATCCGCCCCGGTGCGCTGCAGAAGCCGATCTAGGCAATCGCGCGACGCTGCGGCTGCAGCAGCTCCTCAACGCGGGGCCGATAACGCTTGAGCAGATCGGCCGCGACGAGGACCGCTATGGCCGCAAGTTGCGCATCCTTGTCCGGCAAGGACGCTCGCTGGGAGACATTCTTGTTAGCGAAGGCCTAGCGCGAACCTACCAAGGAGGCCCGCGTACGGGCTGGTGCTAG
- a CDS encoding STAS/SEC14 domain-containing protein, which translates to MLNVEADRDSGYLELTVDGRIEKADFEKAVEAVDMLLETHKKIDVMEIVLDLGMVTPEVWWKDLVFHLSHQRFLRRASVVSDNGWVGPLTRLFAPLYPADIRTYSLGEIEEARRWTKFGDPQDDSAVEPHLDFA; encoded by the coding sequence ATGCTCAACGTCGAAGCAGATCGTGATTCAGGTTATCTTGAACTGACCGTCGATGGACGGATCGAAAAGGCGGATTTCGAAAAGGCCGTTGAAGCCGTGGATATGCTGCTTGAAACCCACAAAAAGATCGACGTCATGGAAATTGTGCTCGATCTGGGCATGGTCACACCCGAAGTCTGGTGGAAGGATCTTGTGTTTCACCTGAGTCATCAGCGCTTCCTGCGCCGGGCGTCCGTTGTTTCGGATAATGGTTGGGTCGGTCCGCTCACGCGTCTTTTTGCGCCCCTCTACCCGGCTGACATCCGCACCTACAGCCTCGGCGAAATCGAGGAAGCCCGGCGCTGGACGAAGTTCGGTGACCCTCAGGACGATTCAGCCGTCGAGCCGCACCTGGACTTTGCGTGA
- a CDS encoding PEPxxWA-CTERM sorting domain-containing protein, with the protein MKLSKSLPLIALCAMAYAPTAASAAPTIKSYFEFKQPKMITIPGDVSLDTNGESAPVSNVSSNFTLGFEGISQYDGASFGRNFIPPDTMGAVGRTQYFETSNGAYAVFDKYTGQRLSLTSDVAFWAAAGQTGSNGDSRVMYNAAASRWIAVSFGANTKDLQIAISDTDDALGGWKSVKFEGYAGFGFGATADYPTLALDGNAVYIGTNNFAPASAGGSNSFRGTTLNVIPLDSLFGASAPTVTGIKQFTTDFPGTFEDRGFALQGVNSTSGGSTGKVLAASLFNYDSLGFTVNNLNSTDASGATLGAVNYLGQAAFQSPGPGRQPSVAIAANQRIISTLDERISSSVYEVNGRIYMVNTVDDLTDGLDESRVRYTVLDANTFAILDEGNIGEAGYDYYQGSIAVNEFGEVAIGYNRSGLDPTTGKISFMAQLFRTMSDGKLQSMGDQMLLKESLVDDYHNGSLFGQPAAGRQRWGDYSQVSVDPSNAHNFYLIGQFAREYNNAAGGHPGGTGGSRWGTFIAVLTTPVPEPQTWAMMVFGFGFMGYAMRRRRYSASFA; encoded by the coding sequence ATGAAGTTGTCAAAGTCACTTCCACTGATTGCCTTGTGCGCGATGGCCTATGCGCCAACAGCGGCAAGTGCAGCACCAACCATCAAGTCATATTTTGAATTCAAACAGCCCAAGATGATCACCATTCCAGGTGATGTTTCTCTTGATACCAACGGCGAATCGGCTCCGGTGAGCAATGTTTCTTCAAATTTCACCTTGGGGTTTGAAGGAATCAGTCAGTATGACGGCGCTTCTTTTGGGCGCAATTTCATTCCGCCAGACACAATGGGTGCCGTTGGTCGCACGCAATATTTTGAAACGAGCAATGGCGCCTATGCCGTGTTCGACAAATATACTGGCCAAAGACTTTCGCTGACCTCTGACGTTGCCTTCTGGGCGGCTGCTGGCCAGACGGGATCGAATGGCGATTCACGCGTGATGTACAATGCAGCGGCAAGCCGCTGGATCGCTGTTTCATTCGGGGCCAACACCAAGGACCTCCAGATCGCGATTTCCGATACGGACGACGCGCTCGGTGGGTGGAAGTCAGTCAAGTTTGAAGGCTATGCCGGTTTCGGATTTGGCGCGACTGCCGACTATCCGACACTCGCACTTGATGGCAACGCTGTCTACATCGGTACGAACAACTTCGCGCCAGCGTCAGCGGGTGGCAGCAACAGCTTCCGCGGCACGACGCTCAATGTCATTCCGTTGGACAGCCTTTTCGGCGCCAGTGCCCCAACGGTCACCGGCATCAAGCAGTTCACCACCGATTTCCCGGGCACGTTCGAGGATCGCGGTTTTGCGCTGCAGGGCGTGAACAGCACATCGGGCGGGTCTACGGGCAAGGTGCTTGCGGCGTCATTGTTCAACTATGATTCGCTTGGCTTCACCGTGAACAACCTGAATTCGACCGATGCGTCGGGCGCAACACTTGGTGCGGTCAACTATCTCGGTCAGGCCGCTTTCCAGAGCCCCGGACCAGGCCGTCAGCCCAGCGTCGCGATTGCCGCCAACCAGCGCATCATTTCAACGCTGGACGAACGGATCAGCAGCAGCGTCTATGAAGTCAACGGACGGATCTACATGGTCAACACCGTGGATGATCTGACAGATGGGCTTGATGAATCGCGCGTTCGCTATACCGTTCTGGATGCAAACACCTTTGCGATCCTCGACGAAGGCAACATTGGCGAAGCGGGCTATGACTATTATCAAGGCTCGATCGCAGTGAATGAATTCGGCGAAGTCGCGATTGGCTACAATCGCTCGGGTCTCGATCCGACGACCGGCAAGATTTCATTCATGGCCCAGCTTTTCCGCACAATGTCGGATGGCAAGCTGCAGTCGATGGGCGATCAAATGCTGCTCAAGGAAAGCCTGGTCGACGATTACCACAATGGCAGCCTCTTCGGTCAGCCAGCCGCCGGCCGCCAGCGTTGGGGCGACTACAGCCAAGTCTCGGTCGATCCGTCGAATGCCCACAATTTCTATCTGATCGGCCAGTTTGCCCGCGAATATAACAACGCGGCGGGCGGCCATCCAGGCGGAACGGGTGGATCGCGTTGGGGTACGTTCATTGCGGTCCTGACAACGCCTGTGCCCGAACCGCAGACCTGGGCCATGATGGTCTTCGGCTTCGGCTTTATGGGTTATGCGATGCGTCGGCGCCGTTACTCAGCGTCCTTCGCGTGA
- the parC gene encoding DNA topoisomerase IV subunit A yields the protein MSDLIDPAPVPGEAFDTPFDTALSERYLVYALSTITARSLPDLRDGLKPVHRRLLWAMRLLKLDPASAYKKSARVVGDVIGKYHPHGDQSVYDAMVRLAQDFALRYPLVDGQGNFGNVDGDNAAAYRYTEARLTPSAIALMSGLDDGTVDYKPTYNGEDEEPEIFPGLFPNLLANGASGIAVGMATSIPPHNVAEIIDAATLLIEQPNADAAALLEHIKGPDLPTGGQIIDSAAVIAEAYATGRGGFRVRSRWHVEDQGRGTWVAVVTEIPYQVQKGKLIEAIAAIINDKKLPILADVRDESDEAIRIVIEPRSRSVDPDVLMESLFKLSELEVRISLNMNVLDADRTPRVLSLKDVLTRWIRHQIDVLVRRAQHRLGKIDDRIELLDGYLIAYLNLDRVIEIIRTEDEPKPVMMAEFSLNDRQAEAILNMRLRSLRRLEEFEIKTEREKLAEEREGLVALIESPARQKTKLKKDLATLRQAYGPDTAIGKRRTLIAEAAAPKDIPLEAMIEREPITIIMSQRGWVRAMKGHVALDTAEALKFKDGDGPAFAFHAQTTDKILLAAEDGRFFTLGADKLPGGRGFGEPVRLMIDLPDGVGIVNLFPARADERILLAASDGKGFVANASEVVAETRKGRQVVNVRTGAKLAVARTIPAGHDYAAVVGDNRKLVVFPLEELPEMTRGQGVTLQKYRDGGLSDATSFRFEEGLSWPMGGETGRTRTEADLTLWRVARGAAGRMPPTGFPRDNRFG from the coding sequence ATGTCTGACCTGATCGATCCAGCGCCCGTTCCCGGTGAAGCTTTTGATACGCCCTTCGATACGGCGCTTTCGGAGCGTTATCTGGTCTATGCGCTGTCGACGATCACGGCGCGTTCGCTGCCTGACCTGCGCGACGGACTGAAGCCGGTCCACCGCCGCCTGCTCTGGGCCATGCGGCTGCTGAAGCTCGACCCGGCGAGCGCCTACAAGAAGTCCGCGCGCGTCGTGGGTGACGTGATCGGCAAATATCACCCGCATGGCGATCAGTCGGTCTATGACGCAATGGTCCGCCTCGCACAGGATTTTGCGCTGCGTTATCCACTTGTCGACGGGCAGGGTAATTTCGGCAATGTCGATGGCGACAATGCCGCGGCTTATCGCTACACCGAAGCGCGGCTGACACCCTCTGCCATTGCCCTCATGTCCGGGCTTGATGATGGCACGGTCGATTACAAGCCGACATACAATGGCGAGGATGAAGAGCCTGAAATCTTCCCCGGCCTTTTCCCCAACCTTCTCGCCAACGGGGCGAGCGGCATTGCGGTGGGCATGGCGACAAGCATTCCGCCGCACAATGTTGCAGAGATTATCGACGCTGCGACGCTCCTGATCGAGCAACCGAATGCCGACGCTGCGGCGCTGCTGGAACATATCAAGGGTCCGGACCTTCCGACCGGAGGGCAGATCATCGACAGCGCGGCGGTCATTGCCGAAGCCTATGCGACAGGGCGCGGCGGCTTTCGTGTCCGCTCCCGCTGGCATGTCGAGGATCAGGGGCGCGGGACATGGGTCGCCGTCGTCACGGAAATTCCCTACCAGGTTCAGAAGGGCAAGCTGATCGAGGCGATTGCCGCGATCATCAATGACAAGAAGCTGCCGATCCTGGCCGATGTCCGCGATGAATCGGATGAAGCCATTCGCATCGTGATCGAACCGCGCAGCCGGTCGGTCGATCCCGATGTGCTGATGGAAAGCCTCTTCAAACTCTCCGAACTTGAAGTCCGCATCTCGCTCAACATGAATGTGCTGGATGCGGACCGCACGCCGCGGGTGCTGTCGCTCAAGGATGTGCTGACGCGCTGGATCCGGCACCAGATCGACGTGCTGGTTCGCCGGGCGCAGCACAGGCTCGGCAAGATCGATGATCGGATCGAACTGCTCGACGGTTATCTGATCGCCTATCTCAATCTCGATCGCGTGATCGAGATCATCCGCACCGAGGATGAGCCCAAGCCCGTCATGATGGCCGAATTCAGTCTCAATGACCGGCAGGCCGAGGCCATTCTCAACATGCGGCTGCGGTCGTTGCGGCGACTTGAGGAATTCGAGATCAAGACCGAGCGCGAAAAGCTTGCCGAGGAACGCGAAGGTCTTGTCGCGCTCATAGAAAGCCCCGCGCGTCAGAAGACCAAGTTGAAGAAGGATCTTGCCACGCTGCGGCAGGCCTATGGTCCCGACACGGCCATCGGAAAGCGCCGGACGCTTATTGCCGAAGCGGCGGCTCCAAAGGATATCCCGCTGGAAGCCATGATCGAGCGGGAGCCGATTACCATCATCATGTCACAGCGCGGCTGGGTCCGCGCAATGAAGGGCCATGTCGCACTCGACACGGCCGAGGCACTGAAGTTCAAGGATGGCGACGGCCCGGCCTTCGCATTTCACGCCCAGACGACTGACAAGATCCTGCTTGCAGCCGAAGATGGCCGGTTCTTCACGCTCGGGGCTGACAAGCTGCCGGGCGGGCGGGGCTTTGGCGAACCTGTGCGCCTGATGATCGACCTGCCCGATGGCGTCGGCATCGTGAATCTCTTTCCCGCCCGGGCCGATGAGCGCATCCTGCTGGCGGCTTCCGACGGCAAGGGGTTTGTCGCCAATGCGTCAGAGGTTGTTGCCGAAACGCGCAAGGGCCGACAGGTCGTCAATGTGCGGACCGGCGCCAAGCTGGCGGTCGCGCGGACGATTCCTGCCGGCCATGATTATGCGGCAGTTGTGGGGGACAACCGCAAGCTCGTCGTCTTTCCGCTTGAGGAGCTGCCCGAAATGACGCGCGGGCAGGGGGTTACGCTCCAGAAGTACCGCGACGGCGGTCTGTCCGATGCGACGAGCTTCCGCTTCGAAGAGGGGCTGAGTTGGCCGATGGGCGGCGAAACCGGGCGTACGCGCACTGAAGCCGACCTGACCTTGTGGCGTGTTGCGCGCGGTGCTGCCGGGCGGATGCCACCAACGGGATTTCCCCGAGACAATCGATTCGGCTGA
- a CDS encoding MBL fold metallo-hydrolase: MHIEPFANGGCRSYLISCETSGRAILIDPEIHLVERYKAAIARDGLSLCYLLDTHTHADHFSASRQLGAALGVPVVHGRKSPAPFADMRLDDGEMLVAGDIRLVALATPGHTRDSMCFSAGDALFTGDTLLIGGTGRTDLPTGDPEQLYDSLFGRLLKFDQATRVFPGHDYKGNSESTIGREIETNPRLQKRDRQEFVAMMRELNLAAPTHLTEALRTNMSGGITVEQLLSEAAHTVPFMSLAELHEQLARGTNDLIVLDVREKDAFEKGHIPGARHLARGQLELRINDLFPDPTVRILACCEFGKISTLAAATLKQLGFMRAVALDGGMKAWKDAGYAVEADQ, encoded by the coding sequence ATGCACATCGAACCATTCGCGAACGGCGGCTGCAGATCCTATCTGATCAGTTGCGAAACAAGCGGGCGGGCGATCCTGATCGATCCTGAAATCCACCTCGTCGAGCGCTACAAGGCCGCCATTGCGCGCGACGGGCTTTCGCTCTGTTACCTGCTCGACACGCATACGCATGCCGATCATTTCTCCGCGTCGCGCCAGCTTGGTGCAGCGCTTGGCGTCCCGGTCGTGCATGGTCGGAAGAGTCCGGCGCCATTTGCGGACATGCGGCTTGATGATGGTGAAATGCTTGTCGCCGGGGATATCCGGCTGGTGGCGCTGGCAACGCCCGGGCACACCCGCGATTCTATGTGCTTCAGTGCGGGGGACGCGCTCTTCACAGGCGATACGCTGCTGATTGGCGGGACAGGGCGGACCGATTTGCCGACGGGTGATCCCGAGCAGCTTTATGACAGCCTGTTCGGGCGACTGCTCAAATTCGATCAGGCGACCCGCGTCTTTCCCGGCCATGATTACAAGGGCAACAGTGAATCGACGATCGGCCGGGAGATTGAGACCAATCCCCGCCTGCAGAAGCGGGACAGGCAGGAATTCGTCGCCATGATGCGCGAACTGAACCTGGCCGCCCCCACTCACCTGACCGAAGCACTGCGCACCAATATGAGCGGCGGCATCACGGTAGAGCAGCTCTTGAGCGAAGCGGCCCACACGGTTCCGTTCATGTCGCTTGCCGAACTCCACGAACAGCTTGCGCGGGGTACAAACGACCTGATTGTCCTCGACGTCCGCGAAAAGGATGCCTTCGAGAAAGGCCATATTCCCGGCGCCCGGCATCTCGCCCGTGGTCAGCTCGAATTGCGCATCAATGACCTTTTCCCCGATCCGACCGTGCGCATTCTTGCCTGCTGCGAATTCGGCAAGATCTCCACCCTTGCTGCCGCGACGCTCAAACAATTGGGCTTCATGCGGGCCGTCGCACTTGATGGCGGCATGAAGGCCTGGAAGGATGCAGGTTACGCGGTCGAGGCGGATCAGTAG
- a CDS encoding ArsR/SmtB family transcription factor, giving the protein MDGPKVIRALGALAQEHRLAAYRQLVQAGPDGMAAGALSEVLGVPASSMSFHLAQLANAGLVVQRRQSRSIIYSADYGAMNALMSYMTENCCGGAQCSPGNACDSPSTEAKDAA; this is encoded by the coding sequence ATGGACGGGCCAAAAGTCATTCGCGCGCTTGGCGCTCTTGCGCAGGAGCACCGGCTGGCCGCTTACCGCCAGCTTGTTCAGGCCGGTCCTGACGGGATGGCGGCAGGTGCGCTCTCAGAAGTGCTGGGTGTCCCGGCATCGTCGATGAGTTTCCACCTTGCCCAACTCGCCAATGCCGGGCTTGTCGTCCAGCGTCGGCAGAGCCGCTCCATCATCTATTCTGCAGACTATGGGGCGATGAATGCCCTCATGTCCTACATGACCGAAAACTGCTGCGGCGGTGCCCAATGCTCCCCGGGCAATGCCTGCGATTCACCCTCCACCGAAGCAAAGGATGCCGCATGA
- a CDS encoding ArsI/CadI family heavy metal resistance metalloenzyme yields the protein MKRFHVHVGVSNLDQSIAFYSSLFGAPPSVTKSDYAKWMLEDPRINFAISRKCGATKGVEHLGLQVEDKCELSDVYGRLKAAKGPVLEEGATTCCYAKSEKSWIADPDGVVWEAFLTTGDSTIYGQGPDFAGLASDNAAANACCAPQVAAPAASPCC from the coding sequence ATGAAGCGTTTCCATGTCCATGTCGGGGTCTCCAACCTCGACCAATCCATCGCTTTCTACTCCAGTCTTTTCGGCGCCCCGCCGAGTGTCACCAAATCCGACTATGCAAAGTGGATGCTCGAGGACCCACGGATCAATTTTGCGATCTCCCGCAAGTGCGGCGCGACAAAAGGTGTGGAACATCTTGGCCTGCAGGTCGAGGACAAGTGCGAACTCTCAGACGTCTATGGCCGACTGAAGGCCGCCAAGGGCCCGGTGCTGGAGGAAGGCGCCACAACCTGCTGCTACGCCAAATCGGAAAAGAGCTGGATTGCCGATCCCGATGGCGTCGTCTGGGAAGCGTTCCTGACAACGGGGGACAGCACCATCTATGGCCAAGGCCCCGATTTTGCAGGCCTCGCCTCGGACAATGCAGCCGCCAACGCTTGTTGCGCTCCACAAGTGGCCGCGCCGGCAGCATCCCCCTGCTGCTGA
- a CDS encoding arsenate reductase ArsC, which translates to MKDKIYNVLFLCTGNSARSIIGEVLMNHDGAGRFKAFSAGSQPKGEVHPEALKLLSGLGFATDGLRSKSWDEFTGPGAPEFDFIFTVCDNAAGEICPVWIGHPMTAHWGIEDPAAASVADQPEAFRQALRYLRRRIELFLTLPLDSLDRMATERTLKEIGHSEGTTALRQDA; encoded by the coding sequence ATGAAAGACAAAATCTACAACGTGCTGTTCCTCTGCACGGGCAACAGTGCGCGCTCGATCATCGGCGAAGTCCTCATGAACCATGACGGCGCCGGTCGCTTCAAGGCCTTCAGTGCAGGCAGCCAACCGAAGGGTGAGGTACACCCGGAGGCCTTGAAATTGCTCTCCGGCCTGGGATTCGCAACAGACGGGCTCCGCTCAAAGAGCTGGGACGAGTTCACCGGACCCGGCGCGCCCGAGTTCGATTTCATCTTCACGGTCTGCGACAATGCGGCCGGTGAAATATGCCCCGTCTGGATTGGTCATCCGATGACGGCACATTGGGGCATCGAAGACCCCGCGGCCGCATCAGTCGCGGATCAGCCTGAGGCCTTCCGGCAGGCGCTGCGCTACCTGCGGCGGCGCATCGAGCTCTTCCTCACCCTGCCGCTGGACAGCCTTGATCGCATGGCGACCGAGCGCACGCTCAAGGAAATCGGCCACAGCGAAGGCACGACAGCGCTCAGGCAGGACGCATGA